One genomic region from Bacillus sp. SLBN-46 encodes:
- a CDS encoding CD3324 family protein, translating to MKYVNASNILPEKLIAEIQKYVQGETVYIPKPEKTYRKWGSCSGARKSIDERNVSIKHAFTNGKSIDQLADEYFLSIETIKKIVYSYKKH from the coding sequence ATGAAATATGTAAACGCAAGCAACATTTTACCTGAAAAGCTGATTGCAGAAATTCAAAAATACGTTCAAGGGGAAACCGTTTATATTCCCAAGCCGGAGAAAACCTACCGGAAATGGGGAAGTTGTTCTGGGGCAAGAAAGTCCATTGATGAACGGAATGTCTCAATTAAACATGCTTTTACAAATGGAAAAAGCATTGATCAGTTAGCGGATGAGTATTTCTTATCCATCGAAACAATAAAAAAAATAGTCTACTCGTATAAAAAACACTGA
- a CDS encoding FusB/FusC family EF-G-binding protein, with the protein MKEKFIKNEQYNFIKRQVDLIKDSYRKNSDPSVIKAVRELANAHILELFPLGTKEQIERLDLLKWKTDAELDQYVQELASFLIPFPKMTEQQVKKMFPKAKKLKVPNLSAIDFEKMTYLSWTDISTNKKFIIYEHDEKLLGIECKYSILNKDNICSFCNRFGQVTFISTITKAKKSNNPDYYKAIGNYICLDSAECNKKITNVDYLASFLEESLRKHALKKEPF; encoded by the coding sequence ATGAAAGAAAAATTCATAAAGAATGAACAATATAATTTTATAAAACGACAAGTAGATTTAATTAAAGATAGTTATAGAAAGAACTCTGACCCAAGTGTTATTAAGGCAGTCAGGGAACTGGCAAACGCTCATATTCTTGAACTTTTTCCACTAGGTACAAAGGAACAAATAGAAAGACTGGATCTTTTGAAATGGAAAACGGATGCGGAGCTTGATCAATATGTTCAAGAGTTAGCTAGCTTCTTAATCCCCTTCCCCAAGATGACCGAGCAGCAAGTGAAAAAGATGTTTCCAAAAGCGAAGAAATTAAAGGTACCCAATTTATCGGCAATCGATTTTGAGAAAATGACCTACCTAAGCTGGACGGATATCAGCACCAACAAAAAGTTTATTATCTATGAGCACGATGAGAAATTGCTGGGGATCGAATGTAAATACTCTATTTTAAATAAGGATAATATCTGCTCGTTCTGTAATCGCTTTGGGCAAGTGACCTTTATTTCCACAATCACAAAAGCTAAAAAGTCGAATAATCCAGACTACTACAAAGCTATTGGAAACTATATCTGCCTCGACAGTGCTGAGTGTAATAAAAAGATCACAAACGTTGACTATTTAG